The proteins below are encoded in one region of Danio rerio strain Tuebingen ecotype United States chromosome 14, GRCz12tu, whole genome shotgun sequence:
- the kdm3b gene encoding lysine-specific demethylase 3B isoform X1, giving the protein MGDSLGLIGKRLLLLLNDGSSAPAATGGEVERAAWLRGTVRAVSVIGLASPGVEVFVEFEDSPWRKRAWVQLYGDEVRVVLMESAIVWANCSDPSLSTALGSSATQWPALMFKQLIDRVGLGSVVPVEFFGARNLAFLPNGNSLHTFETEKDFTHSLLQEQPALQHAISSWHTDSELQEILRKGSYTIQGRRVKVYQPEFEQPWAFGLVSQHDPVSHIMEITMDQSCLKGEETQVVDPRVIHVMLAEGKLNESQDRRKKEGDGGKGEGSRRRRTASEGDEDITLKRFKGAGEGASDNQNGNSSNRDAEAMVTCVEMPGKGVVEGKDEAGGLGGRVTSTCSPVALSSQDSSNNSNSSQQEHSHIRSTGFVKENGSFIPNQERISSVSAVLPASTPTPPPLKPAPSPFSNTFPSLGQMPNLVPGAPAPKSSPTLPSSEREEGGVLSGYPKTAALVSPGPVTISSPSQENTSSVALTAPVDANQKPSMWGSTSEGNQTPKAPVLAPAGFGKQSCGGVFGNVSTQTNGSSQGDKPFGFSFRGAKDSQRQDSDTSQNLFFQFISQNQSNTQGQSKAFTSLSECLNKEPPSLFKSAAPSEGFKKTVVASASTGLFGSAPASGLAPLKEQPKVPDIKPAGNGILMNKPFGAVGEAQSKLPATFSSAIIQAASSTEVLKPSGLGTSGLGNASGGIRNVNSSTPVSSFGLLAGNKVSDGHENLFLQPSKETNSFLAYGRGVPQTPFGALTSPKSSSAQSASAVSPSGSTSLLGQDPPGSDAKPNLFTMAEPPKGILAPQFAAPALMTTPSFTSVAQDGQQISKPNREGSDDSSGTLLSTEAEGVSVPFEQSKFSLEERLQSIKKDSESSSNSDLSDLSEGEDNAGQSQKPDLPAGNEDKNKAQAAAKSRPRSKPFKVGQSVLKDQNKVRRLKQSGEAFLQDGSCINVAPHLHKCRECRLERYRKSREQDSDDDDPNVACRFFHFRRLAFTKKGVLRVEGFLSPQQSDSMAMGLWLPSITIQEGLDLDTSKYILANVGDQFCQLVMSEKEAMMMVEPHQKVAWKRAVRGVREMCDVCETTLFNIHWVCRKCGFGVCLDCYRLRKNRPPEVEDGPEEEVFSWLKCAKGQPHEPQNLMPTQIIPGTALYSIGDMVHAARGKWGIKANCPCTSRHKTLMRPSAPNGLSQSGAAHSSGNGTTSTSSTTRPNEESAAGVVVKTEPVEEPTSADTTSSTSGTNSSTSSPAPAPTSAPTLLPPSLPPPSLPPPSLPPAPALVPTPPAKDSKSSSSALHWLADLATQKEPKESLRSMMGRDSRSPFGLDSFSTLSKPSGSSPKLFNSLLLGAGPSQPKAEGTSLRDLLNSGSGKLPQGPTEGGVPFPPVFSTASQADKMKGGLPNFLDHIIASVVETKKSEVRRASGSAEVIESATAPRREGVMGLSVLDPHTSHSWLCDGRLLCLQDPSNPNNWKIFRECWKQGQPVLVSGIHRKLKEHLWRPEAFSEEFGDQDVDLVNCRNCAIISDVKVREFWDGFQVISKRLQGSDGQPMVLKLKDWPPGEDFRDMMPTRFNDLMDNLPLPEYTKRDGRLNLASRLPNFFVRPDLGPKMYNAYGLISTEDRKVGTTNLHLDVSDAVNVMVYVGIPEGENDQESEADLAGFKEVMQTIEEGDVDDMTKRRVYEIKEKPGALWHIYAAKDAEKIRELLRKVGEEQGQENPPDHDPIHDQSWYLDQTLRRRLYEEYGVQGWSIVQFLGDAVFIPAGAPHQVHNLYSCIKAAEDFVSPEHVKHCFRLTQEFRHLSNTHTNHEDKLQVKNIIYHAVKDAVATLKAHEPKLGRS; this is encoded by the exons GTGTTTGTAGAATTTGAGGACAGCCCTTGGCGTAAGCGTGCATGGGTGCAGTTGTATGGGGATGAGGTGCGTGTCGTTCTTATGGAGAGTGCCATCGTTTGGGCAAACTGCAGCGATCCTTCTCTCTCCACTGCTCTAGGATCATCTGCTACACAGTGGCCTGCCTTG atgTTCAAACAGCTGATTGACCGTGTGGGTTTGGGGTCCGTGGTCCCTGTTGAGTTCTTTGGTGCAAGAAATTTGGCGTTTCTCCCTAATGGGAATTCGCTGCACACTTTTGAG ACTGAAAAAGATTTTACACACTCTCTGCTTCAAGAGCAGCCGGCACTTCAACATGCCATTTCAAGCTGGCATACAGACTCTGAGTTGCAGGAGATTTTGCGGAAAG GATCTTACACTATTCAGGGTCGGAGAGTAAAGGTGTACCAGCCAGAGTTTGAGCAGCCCTGGGCCTTTGGACTAGTATCTCAGCATGATCCTGTTTCACACATTATGGAGATTACCATGGATCAGAGTTGTTTAAAA GGTGAGGAGACACAAGTGGTTGATCCTCGGGTTATTCACGTAATGCTTGCTGAAGGCAAGTTAAATGAG AGCCAAGATCGACGCAAAAAGGAGGGTGATGGTGGGAAAGGTGAGGGCAGTCGAAGACGTCGGACAGCATCTGAAGGAGATGAAGACATTACACTCAAACGTTTCAAAGGAGCCGGGGAAGGTGCCTCTGACAACCAGAATGGGAATAGCTCCAACAGGGACGCAGAGGCTATGGTAACATGCGTAGAGATGCCGGGAAAGGGAGTAGTGGAGGGAAAAGACGAAGCGGGTGGTTTGGGTGGGAGGGTGACGAGCACCTGTAGTCCAGTAGCTTTATCAAGTCAAGACTCCTCTAACAACAGCAATTCCTCTCAGCAGGAACACTCCCATATAAGGAGCACAGGTTTTGTGAAGGAGAATGGCAGTTTTATCCCAAACCAAGAAAGGATTTCTTCAGTATCTGCAGTGCTTCCTGCTTCTACTCCAACGCCACCTCCTTTGAAGCCTGCCCCATCACCTTTTTCTAACACTTTTCCTTCTTTGGGTCAAATGCCCAACTTGGTGCCCGGGGCCCCTGCCCCGAAATCATCTCCCACACTCCCATCGTCAGAGAGGGAGGAGGGAGGTGTTCTTTCAGGGTATCCTAAAACAGCTGCCCTGGTGTCTCCAGGTCCTGTGACCATTTCATCACCTTCCCAAGAAAACACTTCAAGTGTGGCTCTCACTGCTCCTGTTGATGCGAACCAAAAGCCCAGTATGTGGGGATCAACCTCAGAAGGAAATCAG ACCCCTAAAGCCCCTGTTCTAGCTCCTGCTGGATTTGGTAAACAGTCCTGTGGAGGGGTGTTTGGGAATGTCTCAACACAGACTAATGGATCTTCCCAGGGGGACAAACCCTTTGGGTTTTCATTTAGAGGTGCAAAGGACTCGCAAAGGCAGGACTCTGATACGTCACAGAACCTGTTCTTCCAATTCATCTCTCAGAACCAGAGCAACACACAAGGCCAATCAAAAGCCTTCACATCTTTGTCCGAGTGCCTGAACAAGGAGCCGCCCAGCCTGTTCAAGTCTGCTGCTCCCTCTGAGGGTTTCAAAAAAACTGTTGTGGCTTCTGCATCCACTGGACTGTTTGGTTCAGCACCTGCCAGTGGCCTGGCACCACTGAAAGAGCAGCCAAAAGTGCCTGATATCAAGCCTGCAGGCAATGGGATCCTTATGAACAAGCCTTTTGGTGCTGTAGGGGAGGCACAGAGCAAACTCCCAGCCACTTTTTCTTCTGCCATAATTCAAGCTGCAAGCTCTACAGAGGTGCTGAAACCCTCGGGATTAGGAACCAGTGGACTTGGAAATGCCAGTGGTGGAATTAGAAATGTAAATAGCTCAACCCCAGTGAGTAGCTTTGGTCTGCTTGCTGGCAACAAGGTTTCCGATGGACACGAGAACCTGTTCTTGCAGCCCTCGAAGGAGACAAATTCGTTTCTTGCCTATGGCAGAGGTGTTCCGCAAACCCCTTTTGGTGCATTGACATCTCCAAAGTCTTCATCTGCCCAGTCCGCATCTGCTGTTTCACCTTCAGGCAGCACCAGTCTGCTCGGTCAAGATCCTCCTGGTAGTGATGCAAAACCAAATCTCTTCACTATGGCAGAACCTCCCAAGGGAATCTTAGCCCCTCAGTTTGCAGCTCCTGCTCTCATGACCACTCCGTCATTCACATCAGTTGCACAGGATGGACAGCAAATATCCAAACCAAACAGAGAAGGATCAGATGACAGCTCTGGAACCCTTCTCAGCACTGAAGCAGAAGGTGTCTCTGTGCCCTTTGAGCAAAGCAAGTTTTCACTGGAGGAACGTCTTCAGTCTATCAAAAAGGATTCAGAGTCCAGTAGTAACAGTGACTTGTCTGATTTGAGTGAGGGAGAGGACAACGCTGGCCAGAGCCAGAAACCCGATCTTCCGGCAGGCAATGAGGATAAGAACAAGGCCCAGGCTGCAGCCAAGAGCCGGCCACGGAGCAAACCATTTAAAG TTGGACAGTCTGTGTTGAAGGACCAGAATAAGGTTCGGCGCTTGAAGCAGTCTGGAGAGGCCTTTCTACAAGATGGCTCTTGCATTAACGTGGCTCCCCACTTGCATAAATGTCGTGAGTGCCGTCTGGAGCGCTACAGGAAATCGCGTGAGCAGGACTCTGATGATGACGACCCAAATGTAGCCTGTCGATTCTTTCACTTTCGCAG GTTGGCTTTCACTAAAAAGGGAGTTCTTCGTGTGGAGGGTTTTCTGAGCCCACAGCAGAGTGACAGCATGGCAATGGGCCTGTGGCTTCCTTCCATCACAATACAAGAAGGACTTGACCTGGACACGTCCAAATATATTTTAGCAAATGTGGGGGACCAGTTTTGCCAATTGGTCATGTCAGAGAAAGAAGCCATGATGATGGTAGAACCACATC aaaaagtGGCTTGGAAGCGAGCTGTCCGAGGAGTGAGAgaaatgtgtgatgtttgtgaAACAACCCTGTTCAACATCCACTGGGTTTGTCGTAAATGTGGCTTCGGCGTTTGTCTTGACTGCTATCGACTACGCAAGAACAGGCCACCTGAAG TGGAAGATGGTCCTGAAGAGGAGGTGTTCTCATGGCTTAAGTGTGCTAAAGGCCAGCCACACGAACCACAGAACCTCATGCCAACTCAAATTATACCCGGCACGG CATTGTACAGCATAGGTGACATGGTACATGCAGCCAGAGGTAAATGGGGGATTAAAGCAAACTGTCCCTGCACTAGTCGGCACAAAACGTTGATGCGGCCCAGTGCTCCAAATGGTCTTTCACAG TCGGGTGCAGCTCACAGTTCGGGGAATGGAACCACGTCTACTTCATCCACAACCCGTCCAAATGAAGAATCTGCAGCTGGTGTTGTAGTCAAAACTGAACCCGTTGAAGAGCCTACAAGTGCTGATACCACATCAAGTACCAGTGGGACAAATAGCAGCACATCTAGCCCTGCTCCTGCTCCAACTTCTGCTCCTACTCTTCTTCCTccttctcttcctcctccttcacTTCCTCCTCCTTCACTTCCTCCTGCTCCTGCACTTGTACCTACACCTCCTGCAAAGGATAGCAAGAGCAGTTCTTCAGCACTTCACTGGCTGGCAGATCTGGCCACACAAAAGGAGCCCAAAG AGTCTCTGCGCTCCATGATGGGTCGTGACTCTCGTTCTCCATTTGGCCTGGACTCGTTCAGCACACTTTCCAAACCATCAGGGTCCAGTCCTAAGCTGTTCAACAGTCTGCTGCTGGGTGCAGGCCCTTCACAACCCAAAGCAGAGGGTACCAGCCTCCGAGATCTGCTGAACTCTGGCTCTGGCAAACTCCCGCAAGGGCCCACAGAGGGAGGTGTCCCATTTCCTCCAGTGTTCTCCACTGCTAGT CAGGCTGATAAAATGAAGGGAGGTCTTCCTAACTTCCTGGATCATATCATTGCATCAGTAGTGGAGACTAAGAAGTCAGAGGTTCGTCGTGCGTCAGGTTCAGCAGAAGTCATCGAGTCTGCCACTGCTCCTCGCAGAGAGGGGGTGATGGGGCTGAGTGTCCTGGATCCACACACTTCACACTCTTGGCTTTGTGACGGCCGTTTGCTCTGCCTGCAGGACCCCAGTAACCCCAACAACTGGAAGATCTTCAGAGAGTGCTGGAAACAAGGACAG cCTGTGCTGGTCTCAGGCATACACAGGAAGCTGAAGGAACACTTATGGAGGCCTGAGGCCTTCAGCGAGGAGTTTGGAGACCAGGACGTGGACCTGGTCAACTGTAGGAACTGCGCCATCATCTCTGATGTTAAAGTCAGGGAATTTTGGGATGGCTTCCAGGTCATTTCCA AGCGATTGCAAGGTAGCGATGGCCAGCCTATGGTACTAAAACTTAAAGACTGGCCTCCTGGAGAAGATTTTCGAGATATGATGCCCACTCG GTTTAATGATCTCATGGACAATCTTCCTTTGCCCGAGTACACAAAGAGAGATGGCCGTCTCAACCTGGCCTCTCGTCTTCCAAACTTCTTTGTTCGGCCAGATCTGGGCCCTAAAATGTACAATGCGTATG GTCTGATCTCCACAGAAGACAGGAAGGTCGGCACCACTAACTTGCATTTGGACGTGTCTGATGCCGTCAACGTTATGGTGTATGTGGGCATCCCAGAAGGAGAGAATGACCAAGAAAGTG AAGCAGACCTCGCTGGATTCAAAG AGGTGATGCAGACTATTGAAGAGGGTGATGTAGATGACATGACGAAAAGAAGAGTCTACGAGATCAAGGAGAAACCTGGGGCTCTCTGGCACATCTATGCTGCCAAAGATGCTGAGAAGATCCGAGAGCTCTTACGAAAG GTTGGAGAGGAACAAGGTCAAGAGAACCCACCAGACCATGATCCTATCCATGACCAGAGCTGGTACCTGGACCAGACGTTGCGTCGCAGGCTGTATGAGGAGTATGGAGTCCAGGGATGGTCCATTGTGCAGTTTTTGGGAGATGCAGTGTTCATCCCAGCTGGAGCACCACATCAG GTGCACAACCTGTACAGCTGTATCAAAGCTGCAGAAGATTTTGTTTCTCCAGAGCATGTGAAGCACTGTTTTAGACTGACGCAAGAGTTTCGCCACCTTTCCAACACTCACACAAACCACGAGGACAAGCTACAG
- the kdm3b gene encoding lysine-specific demethylase 3B isoform X8, with translation MGDSLGLIGKRLLLLLNDGSSAPAATGGEVERAAWLRGTVRAVSVIGLASPGVEVFVEFEDSPWRKRAWVQLYGDEVRVVLMESAIVWANCSDPSLSTALGSSATQWPALMFKQLIDRVGLGSVVPVEFFGARNLAFLPNGNSLHTFETEKDFTHSLLQEQPALQHAISSWHTDSELQEILRKGSYTIQGRRVKVYQPEFEQPWAFGLVSQHDPVSHIMEITMDQSCLKGEETQVVDPRVIHVMLAEGKLNESQDRRKKEGDGGKGEGSRRRRTASEGDEDITLKRFKGAGEGASDNQNGNSSNRDAEAMEHSHIRSTGFVKENGSFIPNQERISSVSAVLPASTPTPPPLKPAPSPFSNTFPSLGQMPNLVPGAPAPKSSPTLPSSEREEGGVLSGYPKTAALVSPGPVTISSPSQENTSSVALTAPVDANQKPSMWGSTSEGNQTPKAPVLAPAGFGKQSCGGVFGNVSTQTNGSSQGDKPFGFSFRGAKDSQRQDSDTSQNLFFQFISQNQSNTQGQSKAFTSLSECLNKEPPSLFKSAAPSEGFKKTVVASASTGLFGSAPASGLAPLKEQPKVPDIKPAGNGILMNKPFGAVGEAQSKLPATFSSAIIQAASSTEVLKPSGLGTSGLGNASGGIRNVNSSTPVSSFGLLAGNKVSDGHENLFLQPSKETNSFLAYGRGVPQTPFGALTSPKSSSAQSASAVSPSGSTSLLGQDPPGSDAKPNLFTMAEPPKGILAPQFAAPALMTTPSFTSVAQDGQQISKPNREGSDDSSGTLLSTEAEGVSVPFEQSKFSLEERLQSIKKDSESSSNSDLSDLSEGEDNAGQSQKPDLPAGNEDKNKAQAAAKSRPRSKPFKVGQSVLKDQNKVRRLKQSGEAFLQDGSCINVAPHLHKCRECRLERYRKSREQDSDDDDPNVACRFFHFRRLAFTKKGVLRVEGFLSPQQSDSMAMGLWLPSITIQEGLDLDTSKYILANVGDQFCQLVMSEKEAMMMVEPHQKVAWKRAVRGVREMCDVCETTLFNIHWVCRKCGFGVCLDCYRLRKNRPPEVEDGPEEEVFSWLKCAKGQPHEPQNLMPTQIIPGTALYSIGDMVHAARGKWGIKANCPCTSRHKTLMRPSAPNGLSQSGAAHSSGNGTTSTSSTTRPNEESAAGVVVKTEPVEEPTSADTTSSTSGTNSSTSSPAPAPTSAPTLLPPSLPPPSLPPPSLPPAPALVPTPPAKDSKSSSSALHWLADLATQKEPKESLRSMMGRDSRSPFGLDSFSTLSKPSGSSPKLFNSLLLGAGPSQPKAEGTSLRDLLNSGSGKLPQGPTEGGVPFPPVFSTASADKMKGGLPNFLDHIIASVVETKKSEVRRASGSAEVIESATAPRREGVMGLSVLDPHTSHSWLCDGRLLCLQDPSNPNNWKIFRECWKQGQPVLVSGIHRKLKEHLWRPEAFSEEFGDQDVDLVNCRNCAIISDVKVREFWDGFQVISKRLQGSDGQPMVLKLKDWPPGEDFRDMMPTRFNDLMDNLPLPEYTKRDGRLNLASRLPNFFVRPDLGPKMYNAYGLISTEDRKVGTTNLHLDVSDAVNVMVYVGIPEGENDQESEADLAGFKEVMQTIEEGDVDDMTKRRVYEIKEKPGALWHIYAAKDAEKIRELLRKVGEEQGQENPPDHDPIHDQSWYLDQTLRRRLYEEYGVQGWSIVQFLGDAVFIPAGAPHQVHNLYSCIKAAEDFVSPEHVKHCFRLTQEFRHLSNTHTNHEDKLQVKNIIYHAVKDAVATLKAHEPKLGRS, from the exons GTGTTTGTAGAATTTGAGGACAGCCCTTGGCGTAAGCGTGCATGGGTGCAGTTGTATGGGGATGAGGTGCGTGTCGTTCTTATGGAGAGTGCCATCGTTTGGGCAAACTGCAGCGATCCTTCTCTCTCCACTGCTCTAGGATCATCTGCTACACAGTGGCCTGCCTTG atgTTCAAACAGCTGATTGACCGTGTGGGTTTGGGGTCCGTGGTCCCTGTTGAGTTCTTTGGTGCAAGAAATTTGGCGTTTCTCCCTAATGGGAATTCGCTGCACACTTTTGAG ACTGAAAAAGATTTTACACACTCTCTGCTTCAAGAGCAGCCGGCACTTCAACATGCCATTTCAAGCTGGCATACAGACTCTGAGTTGCAGGAGATTTTGCGGAAAG GATCTTACACTATTCAGGGTCGGAGAGTAAAGGTGTACCAGCCAGAGTTTGAGCAGCCCTGGGCCTTTGGACTAGTATCTCAGCATGATCCTGTTTCACACATTATGGAGATTACCATGGATCAGAGTTGTTTAAAA GGTGAGGAGACACAAGTGGTTGATCCTCGGGTTATTCACGTAATGCTTGCTGAAGGCAAGTTAAATGAG AGCCAAGATCGACGCAAAAAGGAGGGTGATGGTGGGAAAGGTGAGGGCAGTCGAAGACGTCGGACAGCATCTGAAGGAGATGAAGACATTACACTCAAACGTTTCAAAGGAGCCGGGGAAGGTGCCTCTGACAACCAGAATGGGAATAGCTCCAACAGGGACGCAGAGGCTATG GAACACTCCCATATAAGGAGCACAGGTTTTGTGAAGGAGAATGGCAGTTTTATCCCAAACCAAGAAAGGATTTCTTCAGTATCTGCAGTGCTTCCTGCTTCTACTCCAACGCCACCTCCTTTGAAGCCTGCCCCATCACCTTTTTCTAACACTTTTCCTTCTTTGGGTCAAATGCCCAACTTGGTGCCCGGGGCCCCTGCCCCGAAATCATCTCCCACACTCCCATCGTCAGAGAGGGAGGAGGGAGGTGTTCTTTCAGGGTATCCTAAAACAGCTGCCCTGGTGTCTCCAGGTCCTGTGACCATTTCATCACCTTCCCAAGAAAACACTTCAAGTGTGGCTCTCACTGCTCCTGTTGATGCGAACCAAAAGCCCAGTATGTGGGGATCAACCTCAGAAGGAAATCAG ACCCCTAAAGCCCCTGTTCTAGCTCCTGCTGGATTTGGTAAACAGTCCTGTGGAGGGGTGTTTGGGAATGTCTCAACACAGACTAATGGATCTTCCCAGGGGGACAAACCCTTTGGGTTTTCATTTAGAGGTGCAAAGGACTCGCAAAGGCAGGACTCTGATACGTCACAGAACCTGTTCTTCCAATTCATCTCTCAGAACCAGAGCAACACACAAGGCCAATCAAAAGCCTTCACATCTTTGTCCGAGTGCCTGAACAAGGAGCCGCCCAGCCTGTTCAAGTCTGCTGCTCCCTCTGAGGGTTTCAAAAAAACTGTTGTGGCTTCTGCATCCACTGGACTGTTTGGTTCAGCACCTGCCAGTGGCCTGGCACCACTGAAAGAGCAGCCAAAAGTGCCTGATATCAAGCCTGCAGGCAATGGGATCCTTATGAACAAGCCTTTTGGTGCTGTAGGGGAGGCACAGAGCAAACTCCCAGCCACTTTTTCTTCTGCCATAATTCAAGCTGCAAGCTCTACAGAGGTGCTGAAACCCTCGGGATTAGGAACCAGTGGACTTGGAAATGCCAGTGGTGGAATTAGAAATGTAAATAGCTCAACCCCAGTGAGTAGCTTTGGTCTGCTTGCTGGCAACAAGGTTTCCGATGGACACGAGAACCTGTTCTTGCAGCCCTCGAAGGAGACAAATTCGTTTCTTGCCTATGGCAGAGGTGTTCCGCAAACCCCTTTTGGTGCATTGACATCTCCAAAGTCTTCATCTGCCCAGTCCGCATCTGCTGTTTCACCTTCAGGCAGCACCAGTCTGCTCGGTCAAGATCCTCCTGGTAGTGATGCAAAACCAAATCTCTTCACTATGGCAGAACCTCCCAAGGGAATCTTAGCCCCTCAGTTTGCAGCTCCTGCTCTCATGACCACTCCGTCATTCACATCAGTTGCACAGGATGGACAGCAAATATCCAAACCAAACAGAGAAGGATCAGATGACAGCTCTGGAACCCTTCTCAGCACTGAAGCAGAAGGTGTCTCTGTGCCCTTTGAGCAAAGCAAGTTTTCACTGGAGGAACGTCTTCAGTCTATCAAAAAGGATTCAGAGTCCAGTAGTAACAGTGACTTGTCTGATTTGAGTGAGGGAGAGGACAACGCTGGCCAGAGCCAGAAACCCGATCTTCCGGCAGGCAATGAGGATAAGAACAAGGCCCAGGCTGCAGCCAAGAGCCGGCCACGGAGCAAACCATTTAAAG TTGGACAGTCTGTGTTGAAGGACCAGAATAAGGTTCGGCGCTTGAAGCAGTCTGGAGAGGCCTTTCTACAAGATGGCTCTTGCATTAACGTGGCTCCCCACTTGCATAAATGTCGTGAGTGCCGTCTGGAGCGCTACAGGAAATCGCGTGAGCAGGACTCTGATGATGACGACCCAAATGTAGCCTGTCGATTCTTTCACTTTCGCAG GTTGGCTTTCACTAAAAAGGGAGTTCTTCGTGTGGAGGGTTTTCTGAGCCCACAGCAGAGTGACAGCATGGCAATGGGCCTGTGGCTTCCTTCCATCACAATACAAGAAGGACTTGACCTGGACACGTCCAAATATATTTTAGCAAATGTGGGGGACCAGTTTTGCCAATTGGTCATGTCAGAGAAAGAAGCCATGATGATGGTAGAACCACATC aaaaagtGGCTTGGAAGCGAGCTGTCCGAGGAGTGAGAgaaatgtgtgatgtttgtgaAACAACCCTGTTCAACATCCACTGGGTTTGTCGTAAATGTGGCTTCGGCGTTTGTCTTGACTGCTATCGACTACGCAAGAACAGGCCACCTGAAG TGGAAGATGGTCCTGAAGAGGAGGTGTTCTCATGGCTTAAGTGTGCTAAAGGCCAGCCACACGAACCACAGAACCTCATGCCAACTCAAATTATACCCGGCACGG CATTGTACAGCATAGGTGACATGGTACATGCAGCCAGAGGTAAATGGGGGATTAAAGCAAACTGTCCCTGCACTAGTCGGCACAAAACGTTGATGCGGCCCAGTGCTCCAAATGGTCTTTCACAG TCGGGTGCAGCTCACAGTTCGGGGAATGGAACCACGTCTACTTCATCCACAACCCGTCCAAATGAAGAATCTGCAGCTGGTGTTGTAGTCAAAACTGAACCCGTTGAAGAGCCTACAAGTGCTGATACCACATCAAGTACCAGTGGGACAAATAGCAGCACATCTAGCCCTGCTCCTGCTCCAACTTCTGCTCCTACTCTTCTTCCTccttctcttcctcctccttcacTTCCTCCTCCTTCACTTCCTCCTGCTCCTGCACTTGTACCTACACCTCCTGCAAAGGATAGCAAGAGCAGTTCTTCAGCACTTCACTGGCTGGCAGATCTGGCCACACAAAAGGAGCCCAAAG AGTCTCTGCGCTCCATGATGGGTCGTGACTCTCGTTCTCCATTTGGCCTGGACTCGTTCAGCACACTTTCCAAACCATCAGGGTCCAGTCCTAAGCTGTTCAACAGTCTGCTGCTGGGTGCAGGCCCTTCACAACCCAAAGCAGAGGGTACCAGCCTCCGAGATCTGCTGAACTCTGGCTCTGGCAAACTCCCGCAAGGGCCCACAGAGGGAGGTGTCCCATTTCCTCCAGTGTTCTCCACTGCTAGT GCTGATAAAATGAAGGGAGGTCTTCCTAACTTCCTGGATCATATCATTGCATCAGTAGTGGAGACTAAGAAGTCAGAGGTTCGTCGTGCGTCAGGTTCAGCAGAAGTCATCGAGTCTGCCACTGCTCCTCGCAGAGAGGGGGTGATGGGGCTGAGTGTCCTGGATCCACACACTTCACACTCTTGGCTTTGTGACGGCCGTTTGCTCTGCCTGCAGGACCCCAGTAACCCCAACAACTGGAAGATCTTCAGAGAGTGCTGGAAACAAGGACAG cCTGTGCTGGTCTCAGGCATACACAGGAAGCTGAAGGAACACTTATGGAGGCCTGAGGCCTTCAGCGAGGAGTTTGGAGACCAGGACGTGGACCTGGTCAACTGTAGGAACTGCGCCATCATCTCTGATGTTAAAGTCAGGGAATTTTGGGATGGCTTCCAGGTCATTTCCA AGCGATTGCAAGGTAGCGATGGCCAGCCTATGGTACTAAAACTTAAAGACTGGCCTCCTGGAGAAGATTTTCGAGATATGATGCCCACTCG GTTTAATGATCTCATGGACAATCTTCCTTTGCCCGAGTACACAAAGAGAGATGGCCGTCTCAACCTGGCCTCTCGTCTTCCAAACTTCTTTGTTCGGCCAGATCTGGGCCCTAAAATGTACAATGCGTATG GTCTGATCTCCACAGAAGACAGGAAGGTCGGCACCACTAACTTGCATTTGGACGTGTCTGATGCCGTCAACGTTATGGTGTATGTGGGCATCCCAGAAGGAGAGAATGACCAAGAAAGTG AAGCAGACCTCGCTGGATTCAAAG AGGTGATGCAGACTATTGAAGAGGGTGATGTAGATGACATGACGAAAAGAAGAGTCTACGAGATCAAGGAGAAACCTGGGGCTCTCTGGCACATCTATGCTGCCAAAGATGCTGAGAAGATCCGAGAGCTCTTACGAAAG GTTGGAGAGGAACAAGGTCAAGAGAACCCACCAGACCATGATCCTATCCATGACCAGAGCTGGTACCTGGACCAGACGTTGCGTCGCAGGCTGTATGAGGAGTATGGAGTCCAGGGATGGTCCATTGTGCAGTTTTTGGGAGATGCAGTGTTCATCCCAGCTGGAGCACCACATCAG GTGCACAACCTGTACAGCTGTATCAAAGCTGCAGAAGATTTTGTTTCTCCAGAGCATGTGAAGCACTGTTTTAGACTGACGCAAGAGTTTCGCCACCTTTCCAACACTCACACAAACCACGAGGACAAGCTACAG